A section of the Rattus norvegicus strain BN/NHsdMcwi chromosome 15, GRCr8, whole genome shotgun sequence genome encodes:
- the Nr1d2 gene encoding nuclear receptor subfamily 1 group D member 2 has protein sequence MELNAGGVIAYISSSSSASSPASCHSEGSENSFQSSSSSVPSSPNSSNCDANGNPKNTDVSSIDGVLKSDRTDCPVKTGKPGAPGMTKSHSGMTKFSGMVLLCKVCGDVASGFHYGVHACEGCKGFFRRSIQQNIQYKKCLKNENCSIMRMNRNRCQQCRFKKCLSVGMSRDAVRFGRIPKREKQRMLIEMQSAMKTMMSTQFGGHLQSDTLAEPHEQSVPPAQEQLRPKPQLEQENIKSTPPPSDFAKEEVIGMVTRAHKDTFLYNQEHRENSSESMPPHRGERIPRNVEQYNLNHDHRGGGLHSHFPCSESQQHLSGQYKGRNMMHYPNGHTVCISNGHCVNFSSAYPQRVCDRIPVGGCSQTESRNSYLCSTGGRMHLVCPMSKSPYVDPQKSGHEIWEEFSMSFTPAVKEVVEFAKRIPGFRDLSQHDQVNLLKAGTFEVLMVRFASLFDAKERTVTFLSGKKYSVDDLHSMGAGDLLSSMFEFSEKLNGLQLSDEEMSLFTAVVLVSADRSGIENVNSVEALQETLIRALRTLIMKNHPNEASIFTKLLLKLPDLRSLNNMHSEELLAFKVHP, from the exons GAGGTGTGATTGCCTACATCAGTTCCTCCAGCTCTGCCTCCAGCCCTGCCTCCTGTCACAGCGAGGGCTCTGAGAACAGTTTCCAGTCCTCGTCCTCGTCCGTTCCGTCTTCTCCAAACAGCTCCAACTGTGATGCCAACGGCAACCCCAAGAACACGGATGTCTCTAGCATTGACGGTGTTCTCAAGAGCGACCGCACAGACTGTCCTGTGAAAACAGGCAAACCTGGTGCCCCTGGCATGACCAAGAGTCACAGCGGAATGACAA AATTTAGTGGCATGGTTCTGCTATGTAAAGTCTGTGGGGATGTGGCCTCAGGATTCCACTATGGAGTTCATGCTTGTGAAGGCTGTAAG GGCTTCTTCAGGAGGAGCATTCAGCAGAACATCCAGTACAAGAAGTGCCTGAAGAACGAGAATTGCTCCATCATGAGGATGAACAGGAACCGCTGCCAGCAGTGCCGCTTCAAGAAGTGTCTGTCCGTGGGAATGTCGCGGGACG CTGTTCGATTTGGCCGGATTCCCAAGCGTGAAAAACAGAGAATGCTAATTGAGATGCAAAGTGCAATGAAGACCATGATGAGCACCCAGTTCGGTGGCCACCTGCAGAGTGACACCTTAGCAGAGCCGCATGAGCAGTCAGTACCACCGGCTCAGGAGCAGCTGCGGCCCAAGCCCCAGCTGGagcaagaaaacatcaaaagcaCCCCTCCTCCTTCTGATTTTGCAAAGGAGGAAGTGATTGGCATGGTGACCAGAGCCCACAAGGATACCTTTCTGTATAATCAGGAACATCGAGAAAACTCATCTGAGAGCATGCCACCCCATAGAGGAGAACGGATTCCCAGGAATGTGGAGCAATATAATTTAAATCATGACCATCGTGGCGGTGGGCTTCACAGCCACTTCCCCTGTAGTGAGAGCCAGCAGCATCTCAGTGGACAGTACAAAGGGAGGAACATGATGCACTACCCAAACGGGCATACCGTTTGTATTTCGAATGGACACTGTGTGAACTTCTCCAGTGCTTACCCTCAAAGAGTCTGTGATAGGATTCCAGTAGGTGGATGTTCTCAGACTGAGAGCAGGAATAGCTACCTGTGCAGCACTGGAGGGAGGATGCATCTG GTTTGTCCTATGAGCAAGTCTCCATATGTGGATCCTCAGAAATCTGGACATGAAATCTGGGAAGAATTTTCAATGAGTTTTACCCCAGCAGTAAAAGAGGTGGTAGAATTTGCAAAACGTATTCCTGGCTTCCGAGATCTGTCTCAGCATGATCAGGTCAACCTGTTAAAAGCTGGGACTTTTGAG GTTTTAATGGTGCGATTTGCTTCGTTATTTGATGCAAAGGAGCGGACTGTCACCTTCCTGAGTGGTAAGAAGTACAGTGTGGATGACCTGCACTCCATGGGAGCAGGCGATCTGCTCAGCTCTATGTTTGAGTTCAGCGAGAAGCTGAATGGCCTCCAGCTCAGCGACGAGGAAATGAGCTTGTTCACAGCTGTTGTTCTGGTGTCTGCAG ATCGATCTGGAATTGAAAATGTCAACTCAGTGGAGGCTCTGCAGGAAACACTCATCCGTGCACTAAGGACCTTAATAATGAAAAACCATCCAAATGAGGCCTCCATTTTTACAAAATTACTTCTAAAGTTGCCAGATCTTCGATCTTTAAACAACATGCACTCTGAGGAACTCTTGGCCTTTAAAGTTCATCCTTAA